GTGCGATCAGGCCGATGATGGCTACGAATGATAAGGAATTGCCTGTCGCCCATAATGCCAGTGCAGCACCCACCACACCTAATGGAATAACAGATAATACGATCACCGTACTCTTAAAGGTTTTAAACTCCAGGATCAACACCGCGATAAACAGGAATACCGTAACGATAATGATACTCATGAAGCCACCGAACGATTCCTGGCGGCTCTCAACTTCACCGCCCATCTCGTAGCTGTAGCCCGCTGGTAATGCAGTATTGTCCATTTTACCCATTACGTCAGCCACTACACGATCGACCAAAAATCCTTTCTTCACAAACGCCGATACAGATACTACGCGTTTCTTTTCCTGGTGATTGATGCTCACCGGCGAGGTTTCCAGCCTGAGGTCAGCTACCTGCGACAGCGGAACCGCGGTGCCTTGTGTATTGTTCACGAACAGGTTGTTAAACACGTCCATGTTGGCTTTGCCGGCCTTCTGTGACGTTACCAGTACCTCGTAATCACGCTCATTCAAATCATTATATACACCGAGGTTGATGCCTGCCACGGCCAGTCGCACAGTACGATCGATGCTGGCGGTAGCAATGCCTAACTGCTGTGCCTTTGCCTTGTTGATATCCACGCGGATGTCTGACTTTAACAGGTTAACCGGGTTGTTAATGTAAATCGTGCCCTCGGTTTGCTGTAACATCTTTTCTACCCGACCGGCCAGTAAACGCAGGCTGTCGAGATTGTCGCCGAACAGGCGTACCTCCACGGGGGCAGTCATCGGCGGACCTTGTTCAAAATTTTTCACTTCTACTTTTGCACCCGGATAAGGCGTCCATGCATGCCGCAGTTTTTCGATTAATGCTTGTTTCTCCGAAGGTTTAGTATGCGGATCTAACTGCACAAACACCTGCGCAAAGTCACTATGCTCGTTCTCCTGGATCTCGTTGTAATACACGCGGGGATGGCCTTTGCCGATGTTGCTCGCATAAAACTTCACTGCCTTTTCCTGGGCCAGGACGGCTTCTATCTTTTTCACAACGCCATCTGTATACGCCAGGTTCGATTGCGATGGCGCAATCACATTCACGAGAAACTGCGGCTTCTCCGATGCCGGGAACAAACTGAAACCAACAATGCCGAACACATAAATCGCACCTGCGAAAATGGCCACCGCGATGCCCAAAGTAATCAGCGGACGTGCCAGCGCTTTGTCCAGGAAGCGCGCATAACTGCCGTGGATCAGCTTTTTGAGTCCGCGCATGAACAGGTTGCCGTCCGGGTGACCGGTATGTTTCTTCAACAACCTGCTGGCCAGGAATGGGATGATCGTCAGCGAAACCGCCATAGACGCCAGTACGCTAAAGATCACACTCAGCGGCAGGCTGCGAATGAAGTCGCCTGCACCTTCCGGCATAAATACCAGTGGGATAAAGGCGATGATGAGTGCCGCTGTACAACCGACTACCGCAAGTCCGATCTGTTGCGTGGCCTTCAGCGTGGCTTCCATGCGGCTGTGGCCTTCGAGCATCCAGCGTTCGATGTTTTCTACTACGACGATACTGTCGTCTACGAGCAGTCCCAGTGCCACAACTAAGCCTACGATGCTGAGCTGGTTCAGGTTATAGCCGAACAGGTTGAGCAGCATAATGCCAATCGATAACGAAAGCGGGATGGAGATCATCACAATCAGTGCAGGGCGTTGTCCCAATGGGAGCAGGGTGATGGCCACGAGCAGGATCGCGATCAGGAAGTCCTTTCCAAGGCCGCCGAGACGCATGTTAACGGCATCTGCCTGGTCGAAGAATTGCACGGAATCAATATTGGCAGGTAACGTGGACTTAAATTTTTCTATAACAGGCTTGTATAGCTCTTGCGTTTTGCTGATGTTTTCGCCCGTTTTCTGTGCGGCGCTCACCATAACACAGCGGTGGCCATTCAGGCGTGCTTTGTATTTCTCATCCTCATAGCCGTAATACACTTTGGCTACATCTTTCAGGTAGATGTTTTTCCCGTTGATAGAATATACGATCGTATTGCTGATCTCGTCGATGGACTGGTAAGTGCCGCTTGTTTTTACATTGAAGCTGCGATTGCCGGCGTCGATGCTGCCACCAGGTATATTCACCATCTCATTTTGCAAGGCGGCCGTTACGGCCGAAGACGGTATCTGCATCTGCGAAAGCTTTTCCAGCGCCAGTTCAATCCGTACCTGCTGCTCCGGCAAACCGTGAATCTTTACTTCTTTCAGGGAAGGGATTTTTTCTAATTCGTCCTGCAGTTTTTCTGCATAGTATTGGAGTTTATCGCGCGGCGCATTCTCCGATACAAGCGCTACCTGCAACACATTCACGTCCGACGGTTGCTGCTTTTTGACCTCGATGCTCGCAATGTCCGCCGGTAGCTCACGTTGTTTGCTATTCACTTCGCGAACAAGTTCCTGGTACTTCTGGTCAACGTTGGAACTGTACTTGTATTCTACCTGCATGACGGCCACGCCGTCGCTGATTTTCGTACGAACTTTTTTAATGTCTTCGAGGCCATAGATCTGCTTCTCCAGCGGATCTACCACCAGTTCTTCCATATCCTTCGGGCTGGTGCCCGGATATACTACGATCACAGAGAACTGCGGCGCTTTCGTATCGGGATCTTCCGACCGCGGCATATTCAAAATGGTGGTGATGCCCAGTACAATGATCATGATGAAAATGATCAGCGTAAACTGGTAATTTTTTACGGCGTAGTTAGTGATTTTCATGATGCTGCGGTTAAGGAATGATGCGGATAGGTGATTGGTCGGTGAGATACGCGCTGCCTGAAATAATCAGCTGCTCGCCAGGCTTAACCCCACCGCTCAGCATCACCTGCTCTTTTTCAATACCAGCAATGGTTACGGGCACTTTGCGGGCAGTTTTGCCGTCGCTCGTCACAAATACAAATCCCTCGCTGCCATTACCGTCCAGCACGGCGTCGTACGGTACCGGCCAGGCGTTTTGTGCAACATTGGAACAATGGATCTTACATTGTCCGAACATACCCGCTGCTAGGCCTGTCGCCTGGGTTGCATCCAGTTTGATGTCTACGCTTAACGTGCCGCTCTGTACATCGATGCCTTCTGCTTTGCGGCTCACCGTTCCGTTTAATACTCTGCCTGGTAAAGCCTGAACGGTAACGTCGGCCTTGTCGCCGATTTTCAGCGCGGCCCAATCCCTGTCGCTAAGGCCTACACGGAGAAGCCAGTTGTTACCTGCCGCACCATTTGTTTGTAATACGGGCGTGCCGGCGTTTACGAGCTGACCGGCATTTGCGAGTTTATGCAATACAAAGCCATCTTTAGGCGCATGGATGGCAGAGTAGTTGCGGTTGAAGCGTGCGCTGTTCAGCTGTTGCTCTGCCAGTTGTAAAGCCGTTTGTGTGTTCTGCAGTTGTTCGAGCGTTGCTACACTATCTGCATACAGCCGCTGCGTACGTTGATGATCGCGTTGCGCTTTTTCATAACTCAATTGCAGTTGAGAAACCTCGGCGTTGATTTCGGTGAGGTGCAAACTGGCGAGCAGCTGTCCTTTACGAACGGCGTCGCCTTCTTTTACATAAATGTCACTGATAATGCCACCTGTCTTGAAAGACAAGTTGGTTTCGTCATCGGTCGTGAATTGTCCGGAAGCTACGATGTTACCTTCTTTGTCAGCGCCGCCGACAGGCATCACTTTCACAGGAATGATGTTCGTATCCTTAGCCACGTTGGTAGCCGGCTCGCTGCCGCAGGCGGCCAGCAATAAGGTAAGTGAAGATAGAAGCAGTGTGTGTTTCATATAAAATTAGTTTTGCGTAGTTAAAGGATAAGCCGCCTGTTCACGTTCCACGATGGCGGCAGCAGTTTGCAGCGCCGCCTCTGAAATGGCCAGCTGCAGTTGCGCCTGGGTGAGTTGATTTTGTGCGTCCAGCAATTCGATGTATAGTAACTGACCTTCGCGGTATACGATCTGCTGATCGCGGTAATAACGTTTGGCAAAGGCAAGCTGCTCGCCGGCAGCGCGGTAATTAAGTACCGCCGTATTATAGTTGTTCAGCGCCTGTCGCAGTTGTAGCTGCAGGCTTTCTTCCAGCTGCGCCGCCTGCGTACGAACGGACTGCACATCGATGGCCGCCGATTTTATCTTATGCTGGTTGCCGCGATTGGCAAACAGGTTCCATTGCAGGTTTACGCCCCAGAAGTAATAGCGGCTCTGATCATTGAACTTAAAACCTTCCGACTGGGAACCGAGATCTAAGAAAGTATTGACCTTCGGCAGCAAATAAGAGCGCTGCATTTTTTCATTGAGCATTAACGCATTGGTCGCCTTATTTACCTGTAAAATCTCTTCCCGTTGCTTGATAGCAGCGGTTTGCAGCACTGGTTGCAATTCCGCTTTTACGGTTGCAGCTTCCATCGTTATGCTATCTGTCAACTGCCGGTTCAGTAAAAAATTGAAATAGGCTTTCGCATTTTCCCGCTCGTTCACCGCACGGTTAATGTCGGCAGCGATCTTCTGCATCTCTGTATTGGAGCGGTATACAGCCGTGTTGTTGCGCGTGCCGTTTTTTACCAGACTCTCATTTACCCGAATGTTTTCTTTGATCAGCTGCAAGGCATTTTCATGAATGTTCACCGCCTGCGATGCCTGGTAGTACTGGTAGTAGGCGAGTTTGATATCCTTTACCAGCGCGCGTTTGTATACGTTCACCGCCGCTTCCTGCTGCGATAGCTGTTCCTGCCGGATTTTCTTATTGTAGTAAATCTCTGCATCCAGCAGCGGGAGCGTGGTGCGCAGCTTCGTGTCGTAGAAATTCTCCGGGTTCAGTTGAAACCGCTGGTTCTGCAATTGCGGAAACTGTTTGCTGCCGGTAAGGTCGTTAAGCGTGCTGTAAGCGTTGTTCAGCAGGTCGCCCAGTGGCAGATCGATGGAGCGGCCGCCTTTCGATGCGTTGTAACTGGCGAGCAGCGCTACGTTAGGACCGTACAAACTTTTGGCCTGTTGCAGGGCGAGCATCGACTTTTCCAGTTGAAAGTGTTGCTCCTGCAAGCCCTTGTTGTTCGCAAAGGCCTGTTGTATGTAGCCATCCAGTACCGGCTGCTGGGCATGTACCGCCGCTGCCGACAGCACACAAAGTGCTATTAACATCGGTACTTTAGTTAGTGTTGTCAACATAATGAACAGTGTTTAGTGATGTAGCAAAAAATAAAGGCCGTATGGCCTTTGGTATATAAACCCTGCAGGAGTTTACTTTTTAATTTGTGCGAGATAGGCCGCTGTTGCGGCATCCATGCTTTCTTTGATCATCTCTGTGCGGAGATGGGTCGGTTTAAACCGGCATTTAAGGTCGAGGCTCACCAGCCCGTGGGCGAAGCCCCAAACGGAAATCGCGCCGACTACGGCATCTGTAAAACGAATACAGTCATGGGCGATGCAGTCGTCCACACATTGCTTCAACATTTCGAAAGCATCGTCGCCATTGTCCCATCCCTCCGGATTTTCAACGGCATTCATCGGCGCTTTCATAATAAACATCAGGTCGTACAATTCCGGCTCTGCCTTGGCAAATGCCATGTAGCTCTCCATGATCTGGGTAAGCCTTGCAAACGGATCGGGAGCAAAATTAATCGAGCGAAAAGCCGCCGCGAGTTGATCAAAGGCGTCGCGCTGCGCATCCAGTAACAACTCGTCTTTATCCTTATAATAAAGGTAAAGCGTAGCCGGACTGTATTCAATCTTGTCCGCGATGTTACGAATGCTCACCTTTTCGTACCCTTCTTCCTTAAAAGTTTGTACTGCAGCGTCCACAATGCGTTTCCGCATTTCCGTCCTTTC
This genomic interval from Chitinophaga horti contains the following:
- a CDS encoding efflux RND transporter permease subunit, whose protein sequence is MKITNYAVKNYQFTLIIFIMIIVLGITTILNMPRSEDPDTKAPQFSVIVVYPGTSPKDMEELVVDPLEKQIYGLEDIKKVRTKISDGVAVMQVEYKYSSNVDQKYQELVREVNSKQRELPADIASIEVKKQQPSDVNVLQVALVSENAPRDKLQYYAEKLQDELEKIPSLKEVKIHGLPEQQVRIELALEKLSQMQIPSSAVTAALQNEMVNIPGGSIDAGNRSFNVKTSGTYQSIDEISNTIVYSINGKNIYLKDVAKVYYGYEDEKYKARLNGHRCVMVSAAQKTGENISKTQELYKPVIEKFKSTLPANIDSVQFFDQADAVNMRLGGLGKDFLIAILLVAITLLPLGQRPALIVMISIPLSLSIGIMLLNLFGYNLNQLSIVGLVVALGLLVDDSIVVVENIERWMLEGHSRMEATLKATQQIGLAVVGCTAALIIAFIPLVFMPEGAGDFIRSLPLSVIFSVLASMAVSLTIIPFLASRLLKKHTGHPDGNLFMRGLKKLIHGSYARFLDKALARPLITLGIAVAIFAGAIYVFGIVGFSLFPASEKPQFLVNVIAPSQSNLAYTDGVVKKIEAVLAQEKAVKFYASNIGKGHPRVYYNEIQENEHSDFAQVFVQLDPHTKPSEKQALIEKLRHAWTPYPGAKVEVKNFEQGPPMTAPVEVRLFGDNLDSLRLLAGRVEKMLQQTEGTIYINNPVNLLKSDIRVDINKAKAQQLGIATASIDRTVRLAVAGINLGVYNDLNERDYEVLVTSQKAGKANMDVFNNLFVNNTQGTAVPLSQVADLRLETSPVSINHQEKKRVVSVSAFVKKGFLVDRVVADVMGKMDNTALPAGYSYEMGGEVESRQESFGGFMSIIIVTVFLFIAVLILEFKTFKSTVIVLSVIPLGVVGAALALWATGNSLSFVAIIGLIALAGIEVKNTILLVDFTNQLRAQGKSLEEAIREAGEVRFLPIVLTSLTAIGGLIPIAVSTNPLISPLAIVLIGGLISSTLLSRIVTPVVYKLMPPSVAPAA
- a CDS encoding efflux RND transporter periplasmic adaptor subunit; protein product: MKHTLLLSSLTLLLAACGSEPATNVAKDTNIIPVKVMPVGGADKEGNIVASGQFTTDDETNLSFKTGGIISDIYVKEGDAVRKGQLLASLHLTEINAEVSQLQLSYEKAQRDHQRTQRLYADSVATLEQLQNTQTALQLAEQQLNSARFNRNYSAIHAPKDGFVLHKLANAGQLVNAGTPVLQTNGAAGNNWLLRVGLSDRDWAALKIGDKADVTVQALPGRVLNGTVSRKAEGIDVQSGTLSVDIKLDATQATGLAAGMFGQCKIHCSNVAQNAWPVPYDAVLDGNGSEGFVFVTSDGKTARKVPVTIAGIEKEQVMLSGGVKPGEQLIISGSAYLTDQSPIRIIP
- a CDS encoding TolC family protein; protein product: MLTTLTKVPMLIALCVLSAAAVHAQQPVLDGYIQQAFANNKGLQEQHFQLEKSMLALQQAKSLYGPNVALLASYNASKGGRSIDLPLGDLLNNAYSTLNDLTGSKQFPQLQNQRFQLNPENFYDTKLRTTLPLLDAEIYYNKKIRQEQLSQQEAAVNVYKRALVKDIKLAYYQYYQASQAVNIHENALQLIKENIRVNESLVKNGTRNNTAVYRSNTEMQKIAADINRAVNERENAKAYFNFLLNRQLTDSITMEAATVKAELQPVLQTAAIKQREEILQVNKATNALMLNEKMQRSYLLPKVNTFLDLGSQSEGFKFNDQSRYYFWGVNLQWNLFANRGNQHKIKSAAIDVQSVRTQAAQLEESLQLQLRQALNNYNTAVLNYRAAGEQLAFAKRYYRDQQIVYREGQLLYIELLDAQNQLTQAQLQLAISEAALQTAAAIVEREQAAYPLTTQN
- a CDS encoding TetR/AcrR family transcriptional regulator; protein product: MGISERKERERTEMRKRIVDAAVQTFKEEGYEKVSIRNIADKIEYSPATLYLYYKDKDELLLDAQRDAFDQLAAAFRSINFAPDPFARLTQIMESYMAFAKAEPELYDLMFIMKAPMNAVENPEGWDNGDDAFEMLKQCVDDCIAHDCIRFTDAVVGAISVWGFAHGLVSLDLKCRFKPTHLRTEMIKESMDAATAAYLAQIKK